One Lysinibacillus sp. OF-1 DNA segment encodes these proteins:
- a CDS encoding acyl-CoA dehydrogenase family protein encodes MDTLENKRTIFTPEDFQEEEGLIAKTAELFIKQDVATNMAAIEQHQYDITRRLFQKAGDLGLLAIEIPEAYGGLELNKKISGLVAERMGYGSSFSVSYNIHAGVGTLPYVYFGDASQKLKYLPKLASGEWIGAYALTEPDAGSDALHPKTNAILNEDGSAWVINGEKQWITNAQLANLFVVFAKTSEGMTAFIVERTFSGVSIGQEEEKMGIKGSSTATLILQDVVVSRENVLGEVGKGHKVAMNILNMARLKLAFSNIGTSKQALQLAVTYGRERKQFHQPIVHFTMIQEKLADMATSIYGAESAAYRTAGEIDDAMEVTDKESMVQKIADFALECALNKVNCSEVLGEIVDEAVQIHGGYGYMQDYEVERLYRDARISRIFEGTNEINRLTMAKLLYKKYSQATSTENAPVAYQPAEKNQQYIRLAKYLMQIAIAVIADAQIQLEQEQEYMRLLADIVKDIYVMEASLLRTEKNACDNMKHLMTDILCQEGYRKIEKRTIDIICAAETNEQKRKTRLDHIQRLNIPLHQNLFMKKREIARGIINNPKSISSLS; translated from the coding sequence ATGGATACATTAGAAAACAAAAGGACCATTTTTACACCTGAGGACTTTCAGGAGGAGGAAGGGCTCATAGCAAAAACCGCAGAGCTGTTCATCAAACAAGATGTTGCCACTAATATGGCAGCTATTGAGCAGCATCAATATGACATCACTCGGCGGTTATTTCAAAAAGCTGGTGATCTTGGTTTACTAGCCATCGAAATACCCGAGGCCTATGGAGGGCTAGAACTTAATAAAAAAATTTCCGGGTTAGTTGCAGAAAGAATGGGCTATGGCAGCTCATTCAGTGTATCTTACAATATTCACGCAGGAGTCGGCACATTGCCCTATGTCTATTTTGGCGATGCGTCCCAAAAGCTGAAATACCTACCAAAGCTAGCTTCAGGTGAATGGATTGGTGCTTACGCTCTGACGGAGCCAGACGCAGGCTCAGATGCACTACATCCCAAAACAAATGCCATTTTAAACGAGGACGGCTCTGCATGGGTAATAAATGGTGAAAAGCAATGGATTACCAATGCACAGCTAGCAAATCTCTTTGTTGTTTTTGCGAAAACGAGTGAAGGCATGACTGCATTCATTGTAGAACGTACATTTAGCGGTGTATCTATTGGACAAGAAGAGGAGAAAATGGGCATTAAAGGCTCCTCGACTGCTACGCTTATTTTACAGGATGTTGTCGTGTCGAGGGAAAATGTTCTTGGCGAGGTTGGAAAAGGCCATAAAGTAGCGATGAATATATTGAACATGGCACGCTTAAAGCTAGCTTTCTCCAACATCGGCACTTCCAAGCAGGCACTTCAGTTAGCTGTAACGTATGGTAGGGAACGGAAGCAATTTCACCAACCAATCGTTCATTTTACCATGATACAGGAAAAACTTGCGGATATGGCAACCTCCATCTATGGGGCGGAAAGCGCTGCATACAGGACAGCAGGAGAAATAGATGATGCGATGGAAGTTACGGATAAAGAGTCAATGGTTCAAAAAATAGCTGATTTCGCTCTGGAATGCGCACTCAATAAAGTCAATTGCTCAGAAGTGCTTGGGGAAATTGTAGATGAAGCTGTACAAATCCATGGTGGCTATGGCTATATGCAAGACTACGAGGTTGAACGCTTATATCGTGACGCTAGAATTAGCCGTATTTTTGAAGGAACAAATGAAATCAACCGTTTAACAATGGCGAAGCTACTATATAAGAAGTATTCACAAGCAACCTCTACCGAAAATGCTCCAGTAGCATATCAACCAGCAGAAAAGAATCAGCAATACATCCGTCTTGCCAAGTACTTAATGCAAATAGCCATCGCTGTCATTGCTGACGCACAGATTCAATTGGAGCAAGAGCAGGAATATATGCGTCTGCTAGCTGATATAGTAAAAGATATTTATGTTATGGAAGCTTCTTTACTGCGGACGGAAAAGAACGCATGTGACAATATGAAGCATTTGATGACAGATATTCTTTGTCAGGAAGGCTATCGTAAAATAGAAAAAAGGACAATCGACATTATTTGTGCTGCTGAAACAAATGAACAAAAGCGAAAAACAAGGCTAGATCATATTCAGCGCTTAAACATCCCACTCCACCAGAATCTCTTTATGAAAAAGCGAGAGATTGCAAGAGGGATTATCAACAATCCAAAATCGATCAGTTCATTATCATAA
- a CDS encoding enoyl-CoA hydratase-related protein, whose product MVDTFANVSKEGAITLIHLNHPPANTLSSASIEHLRVIFKELAEDEETRAIIVTGSGRFFAAGADIKEFVAAFGQQDRALQMAEAGQALCDEIEAMKKPVIAAINGPALGGGLELALGCHFRIASSNAIVGLPELKLGLLPTFGGTQRLGRITTQAKALQLILTSQQLSADEALQLGIIQVVTEPDELLPTAKALAQSFVEGKSMTSVSRTIECIIQGGKDHLQKGLELERTRFAELFLTADAREGVQAFIDKRQPNFKHL is encoded by the coding sequence ATGGTTGATACATTTGCCAATGTTAGTAAAGAAGGTGCCATCACGCTTATTCATTTAAATCATCCACCAGCAAATACGTTGTCATCAGCTTCTATTGAACATCTTCGTGTCATTTTTAAAGAATTAGCTGAGGATGAAGAGACGAGAGCCATCATTGTGACCGGCTCTGGACGATTTTTTGCTGCGGGAGCAGATATAAAGGAATTTGTTGCTGCCTTTGGGCAACAGGATAGAGCATTACAAATGGCTGAGGCAGGCCAAGCGCTATGTGATGAAATTGAAGCCATGAAAAAGCCTGTTATTGCTGCTATTAATGGGCCAGCCCTTGGAGGAGGACTGGAGCTAGCGTTAGGCTGTCATTTCAGGATTGCTTCAAGTAATGCCATTGTTGGTTTACCAGAATTAAAGCTTGGCTTACTGCCGACATTCGGAGGCACTCAACGACTGGGCAGAATAACAACGCAAGCAAAGGCTCTACAATTAATTTTAACAAGCCAGCAATTAAGTGCTGACGAAGCACTACAACTAGGTATTATTCAAGTGGTGACGGAGCCAGATGAGCTTCTGCCAACTGCCAAAGCCCTTGCTCAGTCTTTTGTTGAGGGCAAAAGTATGACAAGTGTATCCCGTACAATTGAATGTATAATTCAAGGCGGGAAGGATCATCTCCAAAAAGGGTTGGAATTAGAACGAACACGCTTTGCTGAGTTATTTTTAACAGCGGATGCTAGAGAAGGCGTTCAAGCGTTTATAGACAAAAGACAGCCCAACTTTAAACATTTGTAA
- a CDS encoding enoyl-CoA hydratase/isomerase family protein translates to MTNEVIFSVSEGGAASITLNRPQALNSLSIEMLKPIGEKLKEWQANDQIHLIILRGTGEKGFCAGGDIKTLYKARSSQEAFQNAEIFFEEEYHIDRAIYHYPKPIIACLDGIVMGGGVGLTYGASHRIVTERTKWAMPEMNIGFFPDVGAAYFLNKAPGYVGYYLALTASIIQAADVLFANGADSYMTSDHLHAFLTRIEQTDWHTVETDTALKQLIEDYSSTPTANSELASLQNEIDQHFSKHTVEKIVESLDNDPSKFAQETKQLLLSKSPSSLKITLKQLIDAQHKTVEECFATDLILAKNFLNHEDFYEGVRSVVIDKDRNPQYIYQTFADFTDDILEKFFQDSSETVKK, encoded by the coding sequence ATGACAAATGAAGTAATATTTTCCGTCAGTGAGGGTGGCGCAGCAAGCATTACGCTGAATCGTCCTCAAGCTTTAAACTCACTTTCTATAGAAATGCTAAAGCCCATTGGTGAGAAACTAAAGGAATGGCAGGCGAATGATCAAATTCACTTGATAATTCTAAGAGGTACTGGCGAAAAGGGCTTTTGTGCTGGGGGTGATATTAAAACACTCTATAAAGCTCGCTCCAGTCAGGAAGCTTTCCAAAATGCCGAAATCTTTTTTGAGGAAGAATATCACATAGATAGGGCAATCTATCACTACCCAAAGCCTATCATTGCTTGCCTTGATGGCATTGTCATGGGAGGTGGGGTTGGTTTAACGTATGGGGCTAGCCACCGAATTGTTACAGAACGAACAAAATGGGCTATGCCAGAAATGAATATTGGCTTCTTTCCTGATGTTGGAGCTGCCTATTTTCTAAATAAAGCGCCTGGCTATGTAGGATATTACTTAGCTTTGACAGCATCGATCATCCAAGCTGCAGATGTTCTCTTTGCTAATGGTGCGGATAGCTATATGACGAGCGATCATTTACACGCATTCCTCACACGCATTGAACAAACGGACTGGCATACAGTGGAGACTGACACAGCTCTAAAGCAATTAATAGAGGACTATTCAAGTACACCAACAGCAAACAGTGAGCTTGCCAGCCTTCAAAATGAAATCGATCAACATTTCTCAAAACATACAGTGGAGAAGATAGTCGAATCCTTAGACAATGACCCAAGCAAATTTGCACAAGAAACAAAGCAGTTGCTTCTATCTAAATCTCCATCATCCTTAAAAATTACATTAAAGCAGCTGATAGATGCCCAACATAAAACGGTAGAAGAATGCTTTGCGACTGATTTAATCTTGGCAAAAAACTTTTTAAATCATGAGGATTTCTATGAAGGGGTTAGGTCTGTCGTCATTGATAAGGATCGAAATCCTCAGTATATCTATCAAACATTCGCTGATTTTACAGATGATATACTTGAAAAATTCTTTCAAGACAGTAGTGAAACCGTAAAGAAGTAA
- a CDS encoding glutaredoxin family protein — protein MKLYTKTICPKCLWVKSELQRAGLDAEIVNIDHDEQAKQTIIDAGFLSVPVLEMNNTFIGDVKDIVSHIEMIVL, from the coding sequence ATGAAACTTTATACGAAAACAATCTGTCCAAAATGCCTTTGGGTAAAATCTGAATTACAACGTGCAGGACTTGATGCAGAAATTGTCAACATTGATCACGATGAACAAGCTAAACAAACAATAATCGATGCAGGTTTTTTAAGTGTGCCTGTTTTAGAAATGAATAATACATTTATAGGAGATGTTAAGGACATAGTTTCTCATATTGAGATGATTGTTCTATGA
- the nrdI gene encoding class Ib ribonucleoside-diphosphate reductase assembly flavoprotein NrdI, giving the protein MIVYASRTGNVRNIVSKLRAESVELSEELQLNKPYLLITYTDGLGDIPAKVERFLEKNRDFCKGVVASGNSNFGHNVFGAAGEKIAATYHVPLVRKLDLRGNQTDYEAIQTFYETRVIR; this is encoded by the coding sequence ATGATCGTTTACGCAAGTCGTACAGGAAATGTCCGGAATATTGTTTCCAAATTAAGGGCAGAGTCTGTTGAGCTCTCTGAGGAATTACAATTGAATAAGCCTTATCTTTTAATTACTTATACTGATGGCTTAGGCGATATCCCTGCAAAAGTGGAACGTTTTTTAGAAAAAAACAGAGATTTTTGTAAAGGTGTAGTTGCCAGTGGCAATAGTAACTTTGGGCACAACGTATTTGGGGCTGCTGGCGAGAAAATCGCTGCTACCTATCATGTACCCTTAGTGAGAAAATTAGATTTACGAGGCAATCAAACAGATTATGAAGCCATACAAACGTTTTATGAAACGAGGGTAATAAGATGA
- the nrdE gene encoding class 1b ribonucleoside-diphosphate reductase subunit alpha — protein sequence MKTYLKLNNDVLNRYSSTGLLELEKDREATRRYFLEYVNVRLRYFIDIEEKIRYLVDEGYYEKAFIDMYEMEFIKKLYKKAYDYNFRFPSFMSASKFYDSYAMKSRDGEEILEKYEDRIVIIALYLAQGNTVLAERSVEAMMEAYQPATPTALNSGKKARGELVSCFKLSMDDSMNSIAENIGYCLELSRLGGGVGVNLTDLRPLGDPIKEILNRASGVIPVAKLLENSFSYSNQLGQRNGSGVVYLNIFHADIENFISSKKPNADDKIRLATLSTGIIIPSIFFELMKRDKDIVLFSPYDIFKEYGKRMSEISISDMYYELLDNPKIRKIKRLNARRLYTEVKKAQFESGYPFEIFDDNVNEVHPLKNIGRVKMSNLCTEILQVQETSIITDQDQPNDYGLDVSCNLGSIDIHAASKVNDFEALIDTAMHLLTNVSQMTHIKNVPSVAKANQLMHSVGLGCMNLHGHLVTEGILYGSKESIAFMDRFMEAMNFYSLKSSMEMAKEKAATFYRFEDSDYASGSYFDQYVNKIDEELSPVVLKALGNIPIITKNMWETLKQDVMQYGLFHSYRLAIAPTGSISYIRSCTASIAPCTERVEVRDYADSRTIYPMPHLTNDNSHLYVEAYDVNPYDLIDLYAASQKHVDQGISMTLYVTDNWTTEQLAKVYIYAWVKGIKSVYYVRQRLQSLEECVACQI from the coding sequence ATGAAAACCTATTTAAAGCTAAATAATGACGTACTGAATCGTTATAGTTCAACTGGGCTACTTGAATTAGAAAAGGATCGTGAAGCTACACGCCGCTACTTTTTAGAATATGTCAACGTGCGTTTACGTTACTTTATTGATATTGAAGAAAAAATCCGTTATTTAGTTGATGAGGGCTACTACGAGAAAGCATTTATCGACATGTATGAAATGGAATTTATTAAGAAGCTGTACAAAAAAGCATATGATTATAATTTCCGCTTCCCATCCTTTATGAGTGCAAGTAAATTTTACGATAGCTATGCTATGAAAAGTCGTGATGGAGAAGAGATTTTAGAAAAATATGAGGACCGTATTGTCATTATCGCCTTGTATTTAGCACAAGGGAATACGGTGCTAGCAGAACGTTCTGTCGAAGCAATGATGGAAGCTTATCAGCCTGCTACACCAACAGCATTAAATAGTGGTAAAAAAGCACGTGGTGAATTAGTGAGCTGCTTTAAATTATCGATGGATGATTCCATGAATAGTATTGCTGAAAATATTGGTTATTGCTTAGAGCTATCAAGACTTGGCGGTGGGGTTGGAGTTAACTTAACTGATTTACGCCCTTTAGGTGACCCTATTAAAGAGATTCTAAATCGTGCCAGTGGTGTCATCCCAGTTGCTAAACTGTTAGAAAATTCTTTCAGTTATTCCAATCAACTAGGGCAGCGAAATGGCTCTGGTGTTGTCTATTTAAATATTTTCCATGCAGACATTGAAAATTTTATTTCATCTAAAAAACCGAATGCCGATGATAAAATTCGCCTCGCAACATTATCAACAGGAATAATTATACCAAGTATTTTCTTCGAACTTATGAAACGTGATAAAGATATTGTCTTGTTCAGCCCATATGATATTTTCAAAGAATATGGCAAACGCATGTCTGAGATTTCCATTTCAGATATGTACTATGAGCTACTTGATAACCCTAAAATTCGTAAAATTAAACGTTTGAATGCACGTAGGCTGTATACAGAAGTGAAAAAAGCACAATTTGAATCGGGCTATCCGTTTGAAATTTTTGATGATAATGTCAATGAAGTGCATCCTTTAAAAAACATCGGTCGCGTAAAAATGTCCAATCTATGTACCGAAATCCTGCAAGTTCAAGAAACAAGCATTATTACAGATCAAGATCAACCGAATGACTATGGATTAGATGTATCCTGTAACTTAGGGTCGATTGATATTCATGCAGCAAGTAAGGTCAATGATTTCGAAGCCTTAATCGATACGGCTATGCACCTATTAACAAATGTGTCGCAAATGACGCACATTAAAAATGTACCGTCTGTTGCAAAAGCCAATCAATTAATGCATTCAGTAGGGCTTGGTTGTATGAACCTCCACGGCCATCTTGTGACGGAGGGCATTTTATATGGCTCTAAAGAGTCGATTGCTTTCATGGATCGTTTTATGGAAGCGATGAACTTTTATTCACTCAAATCATCGATGGAAATGGCTAAAGAAAAAGCTGCAACTTTTTATCGATTTGAGGACAGTGATTATGCATCAGGTAGCTACTTTGACCAATATGTCAATAAAATCGACGAAGAACTATCACCTGTTGTGTTAAAAGCACTTGGCAATATTCCAATCATTACGAAAAACATGTGGGAAACGCTTAAGCAAGATGTGATGCAATATGGTCTATTCCATTCCTATCGTTTGGCTATTGCACCAACTGGCAGTATTTCCTACATACGTAGCTGTACGGCTTCTATTGCGCCATGTACTGAGCGTGTAGAGGTTCGTGATTATGCAGATAGTAGAACGATTTATCCAATGCCTCATTTAACAAATGATAACAGTCATTTATATGTAGAGGCATATGATGTTAATCCGTATGATTTAATTGATTTGTACGCTGCTTCTCAAAAACACGTTGACCAAGGTATTTCCATGACGCTTTATGTAACAGATAATTGGACAACTGAACAATTAGCTAAAGTATACATTTATGCATGGGTAAAGGGCATTAAGTCCGTTTACTATGTTCGTCAACGATTACAAAGCTTAGAGGAGTGTGTAGCATGTCAAATATAA
- the nrdF gene encoding class 1b ribonucleoside-diphosphate reductase subunit beta, giving the protein MSNIIYEAVNWNKATSELAQIFWDQQWKQIWFPEEIAVSKDIKQWKSFEHQDTYKKVFAGLTLLDTVQTNIGMNRVAAYTDDLQEKAVLTVFDAFEAIHAKSYSYIFTTLCTNEEIDELFEWVKKNEFLQYKANKIADIYNSIEENDPESLWKAMFSSVMLESFLFYSGFFYPLYLGGQGFLRNSAEIISLILRDESIHGVAVGFFAQNLFKQFSKEKQEELNLWGYELLLDLYQNEMKYTDDIYAETGLSPEVRAYVRYNANKALMNVGFEAMFPEEEVNPIVMNGIRNEGSTYDFFSQKGATYAKAKVAPITDDTFNFNR; this is encoded by the coding sequence ATGTCAAATATAATTTATGAGGCGGTCAATTGGAATAAGGCAACGAGTGAACTTGCCCAAATATTTTGGGACCAGCAATGGAAGCAAATTTGGTTTCCTGAGGAAATTGCGGTCAGTAAAGATATCAAACAGTGGAAAAGCTTTGAGCATCAAGACACGTATAAAAAAGTGTTCGCGGGATTAACGTTACTGGATACAGTTCAGACCAATATAGGGATGAATCGTGTGGCCGCTTATACAGACGATTTACAAGAGAAGGCTGTCCTAACCGTTTTTGATGCATTTGAGGCAATCCACGCCAAATCCTATTCTTATATTTTTACAACGCTTTGTACAAACGAAGAAATAGATGAGTTATTTGAATGGGTCAAAAAAAATGAATTTCTACAATATAAGGCCAATAAAATTGCGGATATTTATAATAGTATCGAAGAAAACGATCCAGAAAGCTTATGGAAAGCGATGTTCTCCTCCGTTATGCTCGAATCTTTCCTTTTCTATTCTGGCTTTTTCTACCCGCTGTACTTAGGAGGACAAGGCTTCCTACGAAACAGTGCTGAGATTATTTCACTTATTTTACGCGACGAATCCATCCATGGTGTCGCAGTTGGATTTTTTGCTCAAAATCTATTCAAGCAATTTTCAAAAGAAAAACAAGAAGAGCTCAATTTATGGGGCTATGAGCTATTATTAGATTTATATCAAAATGAAATGAAATATACGGATGATATTTATGCGGAAACAGGATTATCACCTGAAGTGAGAGCCTATGTACGATATAATGCTAATAAAGCCTTAATGAATGTTGGTTTTGAAGCAATGTTTCCAGAAGAAGAAGTCAATCCGATTGTGATGAACGGTATTCGTAATGAAGGCTCCACATACGATTTCTTTTCACAAAAGGGAGCTACCTATGCTAAAGCAAAAGTAGCGCCAATTACAGATGACACATTTAATTTTAATCGTTAG
- the dut gene encoding dUTP diphosphatase, with amino-acid sequence MNVEVKIKRVHADAILPMQANPGDAGMDLYSIEAVEIPAGVAKLIKTGIQIELPKGTEAQIRPRSGLALKHSVTVLNSPGTIDEGYRGEIGVILINHGQEPFIVEKSMRIAQMVIQFVPSIQLVEVDELSQTIRGASGFGASGTK; translated from the coding sequence ATGAACGTAGAAGTAAAAATCAAAAGAGTACACGCGGATGCAATACTACCAATGCAAGCCAATCCTGGTGATGCGGGCATGGATCTCTACTCCATTGAAGCAGTAGAAATACCAGCAGGCGTAGCCAAACTTATTAAAACAGGTATACAGATTGAATTACCTAAAGGAACGGAAGCCCAAATTCGACCAAGAAGTGGACTAGCATTAAAGCATAGTGTAACCGTACTGAATAGCCCAGGCACAATTGATGAAGGCTACAGAGGGGAAATCGGCGTTATTTTAATCAACCACGGCCAAGAACCGTTTATCGTCGAAAAATCTATGCGTATCGCCCAAATGGTCATTCAATTTGTCCCATCCATTCAATTAGTAGAAGTAGATGAATTATCACAAACGATCCGAGGAGCATCTGGATTTGGAGCAAGTGGTACTAAATAA